In Danio aesculapii chromosome 8, fDanAes4.1, whole genome shotgun sequence, the genomic stretch CACAGGAGCAAACTTTGGGGGCCCTAAGCTACTCCAGGTATGGGGCTCTGCATTAAAACTCAAAACACTGGAGATTCCCtgattcattttagttttattttaataaactgcatgttagaaatatattttaaatggaacctttatcttcttaatctaaaataaatacaataaatgtacaaataaagaGCTAATTCACAATCTAAATATATGTTAATTAGCCATTTTTGTgattgattagattttaatatgtgCATGTGTAGTACAGAAGGAATGTTCCTGATGGTTTTGACAAGAAGTAATAATGTTcaaatcttaatggttatagacagattatACAGCATATGATAGAGAGCTATGAAAGAGCTGCATGAGTAATATAGGCTTCTCAGCATTAGTCGAGGCCGGCTAATTCCCCGGGGCCCTAAGCAACTGCTCACCTTGCGGATTAGTTAAGTCAATAAGCTGCACATTGTATGATCTCTTATTTTAATCTTTCACATTTGAACAGATTCTTCAAGGGGTGTGTAAACTTTCAAGCACAACCGTGGATGCTTACGCTTCTCTCTGGTGTTCTTGGCTGTTTGGCGCCCTCTTGTGCCCGAATAATAATTACTCAGTAATGTTAGTAATGTAGGTTGATGCAGCTGCATTCAGCTGTTGTTTCTTTCTGCAAACTTTACATTCAGTTAAAGTGTTATCCAATGATTAGagctcagatcaatgttttgtgtccAGTAACTGTGTAATAATCAGCATAAAGTAGATCCAGCCGGTGATGATCAgagaataaacccttcagtcttcTACAGCAGCTGCTGATGATCCTGTACTGCTTTATTCTGTGATCATCACCGGCTGGATCTACATTATCCCTTACTGATGAAACACTAACAATGAGAAATTTGAGGCAATAGTTGTAGTTTTGGAGAGCAGTAAGGTTACGTTATACTGCAGCACATCACAGTTTACGtgagtgtgttgtgtgttgttgtgtgtcaGCGATTGACTCAACGTGATGGCGAATTTATTTTAAACGTGTGAAAATTACAGATGATCATTTTGGCATTCAGTGTGCGATAACCTTAAACTTACAAAACAATAGCTACCCAACCCATTTGACCCACccgtgtgtaaaacatatgctggaaaagttggcggttcattccgctgtggcgcacacagatgaataaagagactaagccaaaggaaaatgaatgaataaacagtctAACACACTTTACCGTAGTacgtaaacactgtagtatttgcAGTGAATGACTCCAgtagtatatttgtgtgtgtgtgagtgtgtgtgtgtgtgtgcgcgcgtgctcTGCAGGATGATGATTGATTGCTGGAGTCAGGAAGTTTTATGAATGAAGGGGgagggttttttttatttgttttttgtttttagccTCGGAAGCGTCATTCTGCCCCCGTCCTGATGACGTCAGAGTCCCGAAGCCCCCGGTGTGACGTCACATGGCGTCCTTTATAAACGCGCGCGCGCCTCTCAGCTCCATCCACTCTGCTGACCTGCAGACCCACAGCATCAGATCCAGCAGCAGATACACCTGAGGAGTCCACTTCTGCAGGTGAGCTGCGTGCACGAGCGtctccaggtgtgtgtgtgtgtgatgatgatgatgaccctttgtgtgtgtgtgcggcagGACATGCGGGCGGTGTGTGTGTTCGTCCTGGCCTGTGTGGCGGTGTCCGGAGCTCCGGGGGTCCGCGGGCAGGACGGCCCGCCCGAAGAGGAGCTGTTCCAGCGGGCGGAGGATCTGCTGCTGCGCTCCATCCTCACACAGATGGAGGAGCAGAACAGCGAGAACggtgcagcacacacacacacacacacacacactagacagAAACTTACAGAGCAGAATAAGGGTTCACACTCAAACTCAGATGGCTTCTGttttaatgagctgaatcaactctTGGGATTTTCAACtcaattattttgtgttcaatccactttaatgtgtaaaatctaatttaatctgatttaattccttcatattgtctcGACACGAAGCTACTCATTTTCACAGGTTGTTTCTGTACTGCACTTCTTTACTTCACTGTCACAGAAGCTGTAACGCATAATAATATCAGTTTCACTCTGTTTCAGGTTATGTTGGTGTAAttatacagttaaatactgtacgAGTGTGTTATAGTTGGTTGCGTGTAATTGTGCAGCGTGACCTGTTATTGCTATAGACCTAATACCGACACTGTGAGTTGAGTAAATGATCTTTAACTGTGTGTTTACTATAACTGAATGATTAGGCTCGTGTTTAATTCATGTAAACTATTGTCATTAAACTCTAACTAAACGCATTTATTGCGCAACCCAATACAGATGTAGATACgtgtttataatttatataaactatataattatagttaattatataattatagtaaattataatttaatgtttatAGTTGGTATAATTGTCGCTATATTGTGCAACTGTGTGcatgcaaatattttattaatgtatagtaaacactgtagtgtttGTGAACTATAGGCAGTGTATTATACTGTGTGCATTACAGTGTTAAAcactgttaatgaatgctccattAGTGATCTGATCAGCTAATAAATCCTGTAGTATACTTTATTTTCACTGCAGTAATCTGGTGTTGTACTCTGGTATAATATATGCTCATTTACCAGGCATCCAAGCAGCTATAGGATCACCACACTAAACACTGCACTAGACATCACTCCACATATATAGGCGGACAGAATACACCACCACCACTGGAGTGTGTGTTGACTCACTGAAGTTTcgtgtgtgtgagcagatcaGCCAGAGTGGATGGAGAAGCGACAGCACCCGGGCAAGAGGCAGCACCCCGGGAAGCGTGAGGAGGATCTGGAGCCGGAGACGGAGATGGAGGAGCGCTGGAGGCGGCAGCACCCCGGGAAGCGCGCGCCGTTCGATCTGGGCATGCCAGATGACCCCACCGCGCTCGGCGAGCTCTCCAAGAGGCAGCACCCAGGGAAACGCTACCTGATGCTGCTCCACAAGCGGCAGCACCCCGGCCGGCGCGAGCTGCAGGAGGCAGATGGAGACTCTGCGGAGGTGGAGAAGCGGCAGCACCCTGGGAAGAGGCGGTGCGAGGGCTGGGCGGACGCGGGCTGCGGGCTGCTGGAGCTGCTGGACACGAGCGGAGCCCCGGAGAAACGACAGCACCCGGGCCGGCGCGCGGATCCGGAGGACGAGCTGCCGGGGCTAGAGTAACTCTCGGCGGGCGGGTGGACGGACGCATCAGTAAGTGTTCGGTGCGACTCGCGGGAAACACACCTGTCTCTCCATGTGCCGGTTTTCGAAGCGACAGTGCAAAGCCTCATTCACCTGTGACGCGTTTTTGTTTCTCCGGCGCGCGTAATTGCGCGGGGAGCCCCCCGGTGTCTGCTGTACACTGGGGTAAAGCTGGGTTTATATGCGCACATTCAGACTGTCTCCTTGATGATGTGATTACAGAAAAGTATTGATTACTAATTCTAAATAGTAGAATCATATTATCAGCCGATGACTGTCAAAGTGCAACACTCTTTAGAGTCCATTAATAGTGCtggtgttgttttgaagtcagacATGCATGCCACTTCAGACCCAATATTTAAAGTGTAATGTGTTAAACAGTATAGGCAGTGGGCCACGATTGTCACTGTTCAAatatgaacgaatgtgcgaaaataaaactCTTCCTCAATGTCTGTCTGCCTGTGCTGTCGGATTTTCCTACCTCCATTCAAGTATGATAGTGATTGTCTGATAATGTGATTCAgtgttttctgaaattatattattaaggagaaagacagaatgtgtgaata encodes the following:
- the trh gene encoding pro-thyrotropin-releasing hormone, whose translation is MRAVCVFVLACVAVSGAPGVRGQDGPPEEELFQRAEDLLLRSILTQMEEQNSENDQPEWMEKRQHPGKRQHPGKREEDLEPETEMEERWRRQHPGKRAPFDLGMPDDPTALGELSKRQHPGKRYLMLLHKRQHPGRRELQEADGDSAEVEKRQHPGKRRCEGWADAGCGLLELLDTSGAPEKRQHPGRRADPEDELPGLE